A window of candidate division KSB1 bacterium genomic DNA:
CAGGAGCCAGCAGGCAGCGGCAAAGACCGTCAGGAGGTGTTTCGGTGTAACCAGTGCACCCACGGTCACCACCCCTGCCATCAAGGTCAGGCCAACCAGGGGCATGATCCCTTCGCGATGGATCACCTCCTCCTCCTGCAAGCTGAGCTAAGGCTCCCCGCCCGTCGTCCCGAAAAATCAGACCACCGGCCCACCGAGCACGCGTTCCTGCACCTCGCGATACGCCTCAACCACTCCGGGCAGGTCGCGGCGGAAACGGTCTTTATCCAATCGCTCCCCGGTCTCCGCATCCCAGAGGCGGCACGTATCGGGGGAGATCTCATCGGCAAGCAAGATCTCGTTCCCGTGGCGCCCGAATTCGAGTTTGAAATCCACCAGCCGGAGCTTCCGCCGCGCAAAGAAGTCTTTGAGCACGGCGTTTATCTTCAGAGCCATGCGCTTGATCTTGTCCAGCTCGCGCGCATTGGCCAGACCCCGCTGGGTAATCTCCTCTTCCGTGATCATGGGGTCGTGCAGAGCGTCGTCCTTGAGGTAGAACTCGAGAATCGGTTCGCTCAGCTCTCGGCCTTCCTCCTCATTGAGCCGCTTGGCCAGGGATCCCGCCACCACATTGCGCACCACAACTTCCACCGGGATGATCTCGACCTTCTTGACCAGCATCTCCCGGTCAGACAACGTGCGGACGAAGTGGGTCGGAATGTGGTAGCTTTCCAGGTAACGGAACAGATGGGCCGAGACCTGGTTGTTGACGGATCCCTTGCCCCGGATCGTGCCCTTCTTGGCCCCGTCGAAGGCGGTGGCCGAATCCTTGAACTCCTGGATCAATAGGTCGGGGTTGTCCGTAAGGTAGAGCTTCTTGGCCTTGCCTTCGTAATATTTCGCGCCCTTTCTCACATTCATACACAGCTCCTCGTCTTAGAGCCCTTTCCCTCCAAACCCGTGGGACCGGCAGGGAAACCTCAGGCGTCCGGGAGGAGACCGACGCGCCGGAACACCTCGTCCACATGGCGTACGTTCTTGCGTGGGTCGAAGCACCAGCGGATCTCCTCCTCGGTCAGGTGTTGGCGTACACGCTCGTCCTGTCGCACAAGTTCCCGGAACACCAGACCCCGATCCCTGGCCTCCATGGCCAGGCCCTGTACGATGGCATAGGCCTCCTCCCGACTCAGGCCCTTTTCAGCCAACTTCAGGAGGAGAGCCTGGGAGTAGATGAGACCGCCGGTAAGCTCGAGGTTCTGTCGCATCCGCTCCGGGTAGACGACCAGGTTCTCCACGACGCGGGTGAAGGTGTGAAGCATGTAGTCGAGCAAGATGGTGCTATCGGGCAGAATGACCCGTTCGACGGAAGAATGGGAGATGTCCCTCTCGTGCCATAGGGCTACGTTTTCCATAGCTGCCAAGGCATTGGCGCGCAGGATCCTGGCTTGCCCGACAATGCGCTCACACGTGATGGGATTCCGCTTGTGAGGCATGGCCGACGAGCCTTTCTGCCCTTTCGTGAAAGGCTCTTCGGCTTCCAACACCTCGGTACGCTGAAGGTGCCGGATCTCTGTGGCGAATTTCTCCAGGGAACAGCCGATCAGGGCCAAGGTCGTCAGAAACTCGGCGTGGCGGTCGCGCTGAATCACCTGCGTGGAAGAAGGCGCAGGTTTGAGGCCCAGCTTCTCGCAAACGTAACGTTCGACGAAGGGATCCACATACGCGAAGGTTCCCACCGCCCCCGAGATCTTGCCCACCGAGATCGCGTCGATGGCCCTTTCGAGGCGCTCG
This region includes:
- a CDS encoding phosphoribosylaminoimidazolesuccinocarboxamide synthase, coding for MNVRKGAKYYEGKAKKLYLTDNPDLLIQEFKDSATAFDGAKKGTIRGKGSVNNQVSAHLFRYLESYHIPTHFVRTLSDREMLVKKVEIIPVEVVVRNVVAGSLAKRLNEEEGRELSEPILEFYLKDDALHDPMITEEEITQRGLANARELDKIKRMALKINAVLKDFFARRKLRLVDFKLEFGRHGNEILLADEISPDTCRLWDAETGERLDKDRFRRDLPGVVEAYREVQERVLGGPVV
- the purB gene encoding adenylosuccinate lyase yields the protein AGLMLLDGAKKLRETIGKRALEHKDTLCVARTHGVQSEPTTFGWKLAIWYDEMRRHIERLERAIDAISVGKISGAVGTFAYVDPFVERYVCEKLGLKPAPSSTQVIQRDRHAEFLTTLALIGCSLEKFATEIRHLQRTEVLEAEEPFTKGQKGSSAMPHKRNPITCERIVGQARILRANALAAMENVALWHERDISHSSVERVILPDSTILLDYMLHTFTRVVENLVVYPERMRQNLELTGGLIYSQALLLKLAEKGLSREEAYAIVQGLAMEARDRGLVFRELVRQDERVRQHLTEEEIRWCFDPRKNVRHVDEVFRRVGLLPDA